The uncultured Flavobacterium sp. genome contains a region encoding:
- a CDS encoding M14 family metallopeptidase, producing MNLEELFNQYKEESIEGRYLTLDHIQPLLDKLNTNNQVKIIGTSVLGEPIYSYEIGTGETRIYLWSQMHGNESTTTKALFDFINVLNSGSEFAEKMLKTFTFYNIPILNPDGARLYTRENANKIDLNRDSQNLTQPESKVLREVFETFKPHYCFNLHDQRTIFGAGETGKPATVSFLAPSYNEEREINDNRLKAINVIAGINDTLQKYIPGQVGRFDDSFNINCIGDTFQFLGVPTILFEGGHFPNDYEREITRKFLFFALITSFKLIGENDLVANRIHDYLNISQNKVVFYDFMYKNVKINYDGIEIITNFVAQYKEELIENKIHFNAYIVEVGELENYFGHYEYDAKGALYSDDITNFPKMNQKADFCLDKNVKFVNGLIKS from the coding sequence ATGAATTTAGAAGAACTATTTAACCAATACAAAGAAGAATCCATAGAAGGTCGTTACTTAACTTTAGACCACATTCAACCTTTATTAGATAAATTAAATACGAACAATCAAGTCAAAATTATTGGTACATCAGTTTTAGGCGAACCTATATATAGTTATGAAATTGGTACCGGAGAAACACGTATTTATCTTTGGTCTCAAATGCACGGAAACGAAAGTACCACTACAAAAGCGCTATTTGATTTTATTAATGTATTAAACAGCGGATCAGAATTTGCAGAGAAAATGCTTAAAACATTTACGTTTTACAATATTCCAATATTAAATCCTGATGGCGCGAGGCTTTATACACGCGAAAATGCTAATAAAATTGATTTAAATCGCGATTCTCAGAACCTGACTCAGCCGGAAAGCAAGGTTTTAAGAGAAGTATTCGAAACTTTTAAGCCTCATTACTGTTTTAACCTCCATGATCAGCGAACTATTTTTGGTGCAGGAGAAACAGGAAAACCAGCTACAGTTTCATTTTTAGCTCCTTCTTATAACGAAGAAAGAGAGATCAATGACAACAGATTAAAGGCTATAAATGTGATCGCAGGAATCAATGATACTTTACAAAAATACATTCCCGGTCAGGTAGGTCGATTTGATGATTCGTTCAATATCAATTGTATAGGAGACACTTTTCAGTTTTTAGGAGTTCCTACAATCTTGTTTGAAGGTGGTCATTTCCCTAATGATTATGAAAGAGAGATTACCCGAAAGTTCTTGTTTTTTGCTCTTATTACGAGTTTTAAACTGATTGGCGAAAACGATTTAGTTGCTAATAGAATTCATGATTATTTGAATATTTCACAAAATAAAGTCGTTTTTTATGATTTTATGTATAAAAATGTCAAAATAAATTATGATGGTATCGAAATTATTACGAATTTTGTCGCACAATACAAAGAAGAATTGATTGAAAATAAGATTCACTTTAACGCTTACATAGTTGAAGTAGGCGAGTTGGAAAATTATTTTGGACATTATGAATACGATGCAAAAGGAGCACTTTATTCAGATGACATTACAAATTTTCCGAAAATGAATCAAAAAGCAGATTTTTGTTTAGATAAAAATGTTAAATTTGTTAACGGATTGATAAAAAGTTAA
- a CDS encoding winged helix-turn-helix transcriptional regulator, with protein MSKFRLDEVDHQILDMLIDNTRVPFTDIAKKLLISAGTVHVRVKKMEDAGIIMGSSLALDYDKLGYSFIAYVGVFLNNTSQTKFVLERINQIPFVTVASVTTGKFNIFCKIRAKDTKHAKEVIFMIDDIEGVYRTETMISLEESINDKKRLMHTIFKNM; from the coding sequence ATGAGTAAATTTCGTTTAGATGAAGTAGATCACCAGATTTTAGATATGTTAATAGACAATACGAGAGTTCCGTTTACTGACATTGCAAAAAAACTATTGATTTCTGCTGGAACAGTACATGTCAGAGTAAAAAAAATGGAAGACGCAGGGATAATAATGGGCTCTTCATTGGCCTTAGATTATGACAAATTAGGGTACTCATTTATTGCTTATGTTGGGGTATTTCTTAATAATACATCTCAAACTAAATTTGTATTAGAGCGCATCAATCAAATTCCTTTCGTTACAGTAGCATCTGTAACTACAGGGAAATTCAATATTTTTTGCAAAATTAGAGCAAAAGATACTAAGCACGCAAAAGAAGTTATCTTTATGATTGACGATATTGAAGGTGTTTACAGAACTGAAACAATGATTTCATTAGAAGAAAGTATAAACGATAAGAAGCGTTTGATGCATACTATTTTTAAAAATATGTAA
- a CDS encoding phosphoenolpyruvate carboxylase has protein sequence MYTLPKIERFNQDVLSKYYIYNSVFITLPFDSIDNTGVLLPLFTETCETGFKKQETPKEIFDFFSNKYLNNASETEKIDLMFRFIQYIERQIVLFDAIEDAAFPVVNNMEGRGSLRDIKEKSDAKEKDEELIEFLENFNVRTVLTAHPTQFYPGPVLGIINDLTEAIRLNDLLKIKQLLAQLGKTPFIQNEKPNPYDEAVSLIWYLENVFYATSGEIVHYLQKNIHHGKAIQNQLIKLGFWPGGDRDGNPFVTTEITLKVAERLRTSILKCYYIEMRNLKRKLTFSGVDTLVAELEHKLYRSVFYSKGEIYITLEELLSQLNKIRSIIIEKHQSLYLDELEAFLVKINLFGFHFATLDIRQNSKIHEAVFKDVVNHYLNSGSEMFPENYFELSESEKITVLSKVKGELNPNDFNDEITKSTLESVQAIKAIQKANGEFGANRYIISNNESALNVMETFAMIRLNDWENPSVDIIPLFESVDDLQNAHEIMEQLYTNPEYSKHLQARGNKQTIMLGFSDGTKDGGYLMANWSIYQAKVALTEISRKYGIKVIFFDGRGGPPARGGGKTHKFYASLGPKIENNEIQITVQGQTISSNFGTLDSCRYNIENLLSAGVTNQVFSKAQNELSAEETAILTQLAGLGYDKYLSFKNHPKFIPYLEKMSTLKYYSKTNIGSRPSKRSKSEQLDFADLRAIPFVGSWSQLKQNVPGFFGVGSALKYFEESGQWDKVHNLYHNSLFFKTLLENSMMSLAKSFFPLTAYMKKDPEFGEFWQIIYDEFLETKRLLLKIADHKTLMENYPDGIASIQVRERIVLPLLTIQQYALLRINELNKENSTNEDLIKVYEKIVTRSLFGNTNASRNSA, from the coding sequence ATGTACACGTTACCCAAAATTGAACGCTTTAATCAAGATGTTCTCTCTAAATACTACATTTATAATAGTGTTTTTATAACATTACCATTTGATTCTATTGATAATACGGGAGTTTTACTTCCTTTATTTACAGAAACTTGCGAAACAGGCTTTAAAAAACAGGAAACTCCAAAGGAAATCTTTGATTTCTTTTCTAATAAATACCTAAACAATGCTTCAGAGACTGAAAAAATCGACTTAATGTTTCGATTTATTCAGTATATAGAACGCCAAATCGTTTTATTTGACGCTATTGAAGATGCAGCTTTTCCGGTTGTTAACAATATGGAAGGCCGTGGATCTTTGCGTGATATTAAAGAAAAATCAGATGCAAAGGAAAAAGATGAGGAATTAATAGAATTTCTTGAAAATTTTAATGTTAGAACTGTTCTAACAGCGCATCCAACACAATTTTATCCTGGACCTGTTTTAGGGATTATAAATGATTTGACCGAAGCTATTCGTTTGAATGACTTACTAAAAATCAAACAATTATTAGCACAATTAGGTAAAACGCCTTTTATCCAGAACGAAAAACCAAATCCTTATGACGAAGCGGTTTCTTTGATTTGGTATTTAGAAAATGTTTTTTATGCCACTTCCGGAGAAATTGTTCATTATTTACAGAAAAATATCCATCACGGAAAAGCTATTCAAAATCAATTAATCAAACTTGGATTCTGGCCGGGAGGAGATCGTGACGGAAATCCTTTTGTTACCACTGAGATCACTTTAAAAGTAGCAGAACGTTTGCGTACTTCTATTTTAAAGTGCTATTATATCGAAATGAGAAATCTTAAACGTAAGTTAACTTTCTCAGGAGTAGATACTTTGGTAGCAGAACTTGAACATAAACTTTATCGTTCTGTTTTTTATTCTAAAGGGGAAATTTACATCACTTTAGAAGAATTATTGTCGCAATTAAACAAAATACGAAGCATTATTATTGAGAAACACCAATCATTATACTTAGATGAATTGGAAGCTTTTCTGGTAAAAATTAATCTATTTGGTTTTCATTTTGCAACTTTAGATATTCGTCAAAATAGTAAAATTCATGAGGCAGTATTCAAAGATGTAGTTAATCATTATCTGAATTCCGGTTCGGAAATGTTCCCTGAGAATTATTTTGAATTATCTGAATCTGAAAAAATAACCGTTTTATCAAAAGTTAAAGGAGAATTAAATCCGAATGATTTTAATGATGAAATTACAAAATCGACTTTAGAATCTGTACAAGCTATTAAAGCAATTCAGAAAGCTAACGGTGAGTTTGGTGCAAATCGTTATATTATCAGTAATAATGAAAGTGCTCTCAATGTAATGGAAACTTTTGCAATGATTCGTTTGAATGATTGGGAAAATCCAAGTGTAGACATTATTCCGCTATTTGAATCAGTTGATGATTTACAAAACGCTCATGAAATCATGGAGCAATTGTATACTAATCCAGAGTATTCTAAGCATTTGCAAGCTAGAGGAAACAAACAAACTATTATGCTTGGTTTCTCTGACGGAACTAAAGATGGTGGTTATTTAATGGCAAACTGGAGTATTTATCAGGCAAAGGTTGCCTTGACAGAAATCTCCAGAAAATACGGAATTAAAGTTATTTTCTTTGACGGCCGTGGCGGACCTCCGGCTCGTGGCGGTGGAAAGACACACAAGTTTTATGCCTCTTTAGGACCAAAAATAGAAAATAACGAAATTCAAATTACAGTACAAGGACAAACAATTAGTTCTAATTTTGGAACTCTTGATTCTTGTCGTTATAATATTGAGAATTTATTGAGCGCCGGTGTTACAAATCAGGTTTTCAGCAAAGCTCAAAACGAATTGTCTGCTGAAGAAACTGCAATTTTAACACAATTAGCCGGTTTAGGATATGATAAATATTTGAGTTTCAAAAATCACCCAAAATTTATCCCTTATTTAGAAAAGATGAGTACGTTGAAGTATTATTCTAAAACAAATATTGGAAGCCGTCCGTCAAAAAGAAGTAAATCTGAACAATTGGACTTTGCAGATTTAAGAGCAATTCCTTTTGTAGGTTCCTGGAGTCAGTTGAAACAAAATGTACCAGGTTTCTTTGGAGTAGGATCAGCTTTAAAATATTTTGAAGAAAGTGGTCAATGGGATAAAGTACACAATTTGTATCACAATTCGTTGTTCTTTAAAACCTTGCTTGAAAACAGTATGATGTCATTGGCAAAATCATTTTTCCCGCTTACAGCGTACATGAAAAAAGATCCTGAGTTTGGCGAATTTTGGCAAATTATTTATGATGAATTCTTAGAAACAAAACGTCTTTTGCTTAAAATTGCAGATCATAAAACCCTTATGGAAAATTATCCTGATGGTATAGCATCTATTCAAGTAAGAGAGCGTATTGTGTTGCCACTCTTGACAATACAACAATATGCTTTGTTAAGAATTAACGAATTAAATAAAGAAAACAGTACTAACGAAGACCTGATTAAAGTATACGAGAAAATCGTAACAAGATCACTTTTCGGAAACACTAATGCTAGTAGAAACTCGGCATAA